Genomic DNA from Taurinivorans muris:
TGCATATCAACGATAATAAGCGCATATTTTTTCATAAACGTATCTCCAACAAAAAAACATAAAAAAACGATACAAAAAAAAAGCCCTGCGAAGGGCTTTTCGTTATTTCAGCTGCGCAAGCAGAGTATCTTTTATGCTGTCAATGGAACCGCTGCCTTCAAGGGCGATATACACGGTCTTGCCGGCGCTTTTTTCCGCGACATCCTTAAAATAATACGCTGCCGCCAAGGTGCCGTTTTCCGTATTATAATAAATATCATGGCGTTTATTGATCGCGTCTTCATTTTGGTCGTCAGCCCGTGCGGAAAGTTCTCCGCCGCAAACACGGCAAACATCGCCGTTCGGCTTGATCGCGTCAATAAAGATATTGTTAGGGTGGTTATTGTTGTTTTTGCAAAGCCTGCGTCCCATAATGCGGTTACGGGCAATTTCACGGGCAAGCACGATTTCGACCACATAATCCAAATGCATGCCGGCTTTATCAAGCGCTTCTTTCAATTTGCGGGCTTGCTCCATATTGCGGGGAAAACCGTCCAAGAGCCAGC
This window encodes:
- a CDS encoding adenylate kinase — protein: MNILIFGPNGSGKGTQGALIMEKYGVAHIESGAVFRQHVGQGTELGKKAKEYMDRGELVPDEITIPMILEILKEKGNKGWLLDGFPRNMEQARKLKEALDKAGMHLDYVVEIVLAREIARNRIMGRRLCKNNNNHPNNIFIDAIKPNGDVCRVCGGELSARADDQNEDAINKRHDIYYNTENGTLAAAYYFKDVAEKSAGKTVYIALEGSGSIDSIKDTLLAQLK